The proteins below are encoded in one region of Triticum aestivum cultivar Chinese Spring chromosome 1B, IWGSC CS RefSeq v2.1, whole genome shotgun sequence:
- the LOC123099095 gene encoding BTB/POZ and MATH domain-containing protein 3-like — MSFAGESVIANGLLLLPPPVSSAAIYSSTGSWYHLLVVQGYSCIKDTPPGKCITGCCFRAGAYEWTIGLYPNGYLQAPGFMSVFLFLQRGQDVAQPVKAHLHFSFVDEVDQQEPARIRAQQADEFHRSGLGQGCYRFIKVEDLEQSKHFKDDSFTIRCDFVIPEAAANFIEVQPSNICEQLNHLLATKVGADVTFEVGSEMFAAHRCVLASRSAVFMAELFGPMKEGTTTAGAIQIQDMEPNVFKALLGFIYTDSMPKMEVEAPEAGSDVAWLQHLLVAADRYDLQRLRSMCEKRLSEHIDMSSVTTILCLAVQHHSCGLKEACLEFLKVQSSKDLGQIMATSDWEHIAANPFVMNELVIKLASRV, encoded by the coding sequence ATGTCGTTCGCCGGCGAATCTGTCATTGCTAAcggtctgctgctgctgccgccgcctgtgTCGTCGGCCGCGATATACTCCTCCACCGGCAGCTGGTATCACCTGCTCGTGGTCCAAGGTTACTCCTGCATCAAAGACACACCCCCTGGGAAGTGCATCACTGGTTGCTGTTTTAGAGCTGGAGCCTATGAATGGACTATAGGGCTCTATCCCAACGGTTATCTCCAGGCTCCAGGTTTcatgtccgtttttctttttcttcaacgGGGACAGGATGTTGCACAGCCTGTGAAAGCGCATCTGCACTTCAGTTTCGTTGACGAGGTTGACCAACAAGAGCCTGCACGCATCCGTGCACAACAAGCAGACGAATTCCATCGCAGTGGCCTAGGCCAGGGTTGCTATCGTTTCATAAAAGTAGAGGACCTTGAGCAGTCAAAGCATTTCAAGGATGACTCGTTCACCATCAGATGCGATTTTGTCATCCCGGAAGCTGCTGCTAACTTCATCGAGGTACAACCATCCAACATATGCGAGCAGCTGAACCATCTCCTTGCTACAAAGGTCGGTGCTGATGTGACATTCGAGGTTGGCAGCGAGATGTTCGCCGCTCACCGGTGCGTGCTTGCGTCTCGTTCCGCAGTCTTTATGGCGGAGCTCTTTGGTCCCATGAAGGAAGGAACTACTACAGCTGGTGCCATACAGATACAAGACATGgagccaaatgtgttcaaggcctTGCTTGGTTTCATCTACACCGACTCGATGCCCAAGATGGAGGTTGAAGCACCAGAAGCTGGATCTGACGTTGCGTGGCTGCAGCACTTGCTTGTTGCTGCAGACAGGTATGATCTCCAGCGGCTCAGGTCGATGTGTGAAAAGAGGTTGTCGGAGCACATAGACATGAGCTCGGTCACAACCATACTATGTCTAGCTGTACAGCACCATTCGTGCGGACTGAAggaggcctgcctggagttcctCAAAGTGCAATCCTCTAAAGACCTGGGACAGATTATGGCGACCAGTGACTGGGAGCACATTGCCGCCAATCCCTTTGTTATGAACGAGCTCGTCATCAAGCTTGCTTCGAGAGTGTAG